The stretch of DNA CGCGATCGCCGGGGCCGACGCACCGCTGGTCTACGCCGCGACTGCGGACACGGGCTTTCCCGCGCTCCCGCTCGCCATCGCGAGCCTCTTCGTCATCGTGAACGGCGCTCTGACACAGGTGATCGCGGCGGCGCGGCTTTTGATGGACATGGGGCGCGACGACCTGCTGGCGACGCCGGCGGTGTTCGGACGGGTCAACTCCGCGACCCACACGCCGATCGTCGCGACGCTCGCCTCGCTCGGCGTGATCCTCGTGCTCGCCCTGTTCGTGCCGCTGGGGACGCTGGCGAGCGGGACGAGCCTTGCGATCCTGGTGGTGTTCACCGCCGTCAACGCGGCGCTCTGGCGGATGAAGCGGGAAGGCCAGCCCGAGGACGTGCCGAATATGTGGAAACTCGTGCCCGTCCTCGGGGTCGTGACCTGCGCGCTCGCGGTGGTCGGCCAGGTCGTGCTCTGGATGACCGGGATCGGCGGCTAGGACGCCGGGTCAGGCACGGCGGCCCGGATGTTCGCGCCGCCGCACCGGGACCGGCCCGCGCTCGACATCGCGGCGGCTTTCTTCGGGGCGGAACCAGCGGCTTTCCTCGACGGGATCGATATAGGCATCGCCCTTCCTGATCTCGATCTCGCTCACCGGCACGCCGCGCCCATCGTCGAGCACGAGGGCCGCGACGTGCTCGCGTTCGGGATCGACCAGCATCCGGCGGATCGTGCCGAGCTTCGTGCCGTCATGGCTGTAGAGCGCGGACCCGCGCAGGTCCTGGTGGCTGTTTTCGAGCTTGTAATCGTCGAGCTTGCCGAGATCGACGTAGTTGTCGGTGTTCATGGGTTTTCTCCTCGCGGGGGGCGCTCAGGCCGCTTCGCTTATGTCGATATTGCGCTCGCTGACGACGAGGACCGCCTGCTGGCCTTCCATCGCGTCGATTGTGTCGGCGTCGAGGTCGTCTCCGGCGAGATCCTCGATTTCCGAGGGCTGGCGGATCGTGCCGCCGGTGATGTCGAGCGTTGCCCCGACATTGATGTCGACCGGACGTTCGCGCGGCTGGTCGATGACGATGGCGAACATCCGCGCGCCGTCGTTCTCGATCCAGAAGCCGCGATCGGTCAGCGGGCCGCCGACCGTGACCGTGCCGGAAAAGCCTTCGCGCCCGTAATATTCGGACGGGTTGGCGGTGATCGCGGCGATGGTCATCTCGCCCGCGCCGGCGGTTTCGGCCATGCCTGTCGTGTCGGTGGTGACGGGTTCGGCCTGTTCGAGCACCACTTCATCGTCGCCGTCGAGGTCGCCCTCGGCCGCTTCGTCGAACAGCCACCACGCGAGCGCCGCGACGATCAGCAGCAACAGGATGAGCCAGAGCCATCCCTTGCCGCCCGATTTCTTTTCTACGGGAATTTCCGCCATGTCGTTCCTCCTCCATTGGCAATGCGACCCTTGCGCGCGGGACTGCGCGCGCGGGCGTGCCCAGGGAGG from Erythrobacter sp. encodes:
- a CDS encoding PRC-barrel domain-containing protein, producing the protein MNTDNYVDLGKLDDYKLENSHQDLRGSALYSHDGTKLGTIRRMLVDPEREHVAALVLDDGRGVPVSEIEIRKGDAYIDPVEESRWFRPEESRRDVERGPVPVRRREHPGRRA